The DNA segment AGCACGAGATCATAAAGTTTTTTGTAGATTAATACAGACACATACCTGCATAAACTCCAAGGCAAAATTTTGCTCAGCCTCCAGGTCTGGCACCGctcgcaaaatttttaaatctgAACGGGAAATCAAATTTTTCATTATGCCTAAACTTTCTTGGGGGTCAGGTGTTGAAAAGAAGGACATATTCGGGACCCCGGATTGGATAAAAATTCCTTGAGGCACAGCATCAGGTAGGGATTCAAATTCCTCTACGGGACCCTTGCCATGAGCTCGGGATGGAGCAACAAGGAGCAGTTGCTAGAGCTCGGTCATGACAGTGCTGCGATGATCCTTGGCCTTGGAGTTTTTCTTCTTAGATGGTTCAATAGGAGGGGGCTCAGGATGAGTACTGGCCTCACTATCTTCTGTCTTTTTTCTCTTCAAGTTTTTGAGGGTAGCTCTGAGGTTAGCAGGCATGGTAGCAGAGCGGATCCTGTCGTATGAACAGATAAAAATGCAGTAAATAAGATGTGCGGGGATAAAGAAATCTAGATAAGGGTAGAACCGGTACAGGGGTACTACCTACATCCCCTTCGATCTCTACTCCTTTCCCACTGAAGCCGTAATGGCAGAGCAAATCATCCCCGATCAGGTTCTCGATGTCAAAAACTTGAACGGACATGGTGTTGAGAAAATTGGTAAAGTTATGAGATGGTAGAGCTGGGGGATCCGAGGTGGTGAAATTTATAGCCCAATTACTTCGGCGCTCCCAGGGCTGGCTAGGCTTAACAAAGAAATACCTACTGGTCCAAACCTTGTGTGAGCTTGGTTTTCCCTTTAAAAGGGGATATTCGGGTCGCATGGAAATGTAAAAACGGCCCGGGTCAGTTTTCTTGATCTGAAGAAATTGGATAAAATTTGCTATGTCCAATGGAATTCTGAAAAAGCAGAATAGGACAGCTAGGGATAAGATCGAACTAAAGGAGTTCGGGGACAACTGACTCGGACACACGCAGAAATATTGACACAACTATGATACACAGCTCGGGATAGGAAACCTTAAACCCATTTTTACTTGATCTATGCTAAAACTTAAAAATTCAAGGGGAGGCTTGTGAGCTCGGTCCTTCCAACCTGGGATTAGGAGGTCATATCCCTCGGGCATCCCCGATCTCTCTCTAATACTAGGACCCGCATCAGGGCTCAAATGAGAGGCCAAGACCTCATACCATTGTTTACCCTTGGCAGATAATCGGGCTTCGTCCGACCTAAGTCTATGCAGTCGCTTCAATTTTTCCTCTCGAGTCTCAGATAAATCCAGGTCTGAACTTGGATTATCAGAGTCGGAGGGCTCGGGGTTGTTTTGGGGAGAGCTGGGTGCCTCAATAAAATCTACTATCTCCCTACGGGAAGTTTCATTTGGGGAAGACATTAAGTTAACCCACACGAAAGAGGTGAAACTTACAGATGGAAGGGCTGCAGTGGTGTAGCTCGGGAATGATACAAGCAGGTCGGGAGCAGGCAGTCGGGGGCGGGCAAGCTCTCGAAATTTTGACAGCGTAACAGTGCAAGTGAAAggtgaaaatcaaaatttttactgACCTATATAGAGGTGGTGAATTGATCTAGACCGTTGATTGTTACCTCGATCTACGGCTCAAGACGGGACAAGTCAGGGCCATATAAGCTTCGGGAGGACGGGAGGTGAACCGTCAGAAGGCATCTGGGCCGTTCGTTGAAAGCACATCACGCGGATCTTGATCTGGACCGTTCAAAGGAAACACATCACGCGGATTCAATTCTGGGCTGTCCGAATGAAGCACGAGCAGTTCGCGGTCAGGTCTGCATTATTGGTGtaaatttattctttttttagACCAGTTAGGGAGGTACTATCGATATCCCGtgaaattattttaacccgAACCCGTTTATTATGGGTTTATGAGGGTTGGCCCAAATAtgggattattattattaggtaCGGTCCAGCCCAGTTTTCTACCCGTTAGGTCTTGTCATGACCTGGACTGCTGATAATGGGCCGACTCGAGCTGGGGCCCAATGGGCTGGGCAGGCCTTTCTAGTTCAAGTGGGATTTAGTTGCATTGAAGATAAGTTTGGCCATATCCAGATATTCACGAGATAGAAATAAACTTAAGGGCGGTCCAATGAATGAAGAGTCCTATTATAGGACGTGTTATAATTCGATtaggtaacttactctatttttCCCTATAAATACGGGTACTGTTATGGTTGTGTTAATTCATTACTCACTATTCACTATTCATCAACACTCACTCTCACTTTGatattcacgcactcatattcTCTTGTCTTTGCATTCATCATactctctgccttcaagacactgacttaggcatcggaggggtcccgccgaaaacactttcggcgcccccCCTGACCTAGTTGTTGCCTATGCAGAGTTCATTGGTATccgacccgacctgcttcataaagaagttggaggatccattctaccagaccgaacccgaggtaaaaaatcgacatcatcagTTTTCATTTTATAAAGAAATGTGTTCGGAGGATCTGGCATaggtgcattttttttttaaaaaaaatgttgaggCATCTCGTTTAAGTAAAAAAGGTTAGATCCCGAAGGGGACCCCATCTCACATGAGTCAAAGACTCATTGACTTATGCGGgattaaatcgagggatgtgcacgagcgacaGAGACCTGAGAGAGAGCAACATGACCAACCCCAGAGCATACTCACAGAATAATGTTGATCAAATTGTGTAAACTAATATTGTGGTGATTAAAATGATTGTGAAGATGTAGAATAGTAttcaataaataatatatgtgTAGCTTGATTGtttaaatttatggtaaaacTATAATGTGCAAAGttgtattttgtaattttaattcaatagtTTGATTGATGTGAAATAATTAATGTTTGATTGGAGTTTGGATTATTAATCATATCAAGCTAAtggaatattataaattttaattccatcaattttatgtttatatagtaTTTCGTGTTAATTAGGATGAAATTTAAGAGTTTGCTCCATAATAATGTCATTTGATATGCATTCCAGTTTACATAACTAATATACaaatatatgaatttatgatttgcaatattgttttattgataataataaaattataattgaatTCAATATATTTGAATTTGAGTCCTTTCATCTAAGGCCTAgagaaattaataaatatttttttaatatttttacgtCAGTTTTTAGTTtatattgaaaattaaaaaaaatgttgtaaaaattttgcattattttttttacatttttttattaCGTAAATATATATTCGTACTAACGTAATAGCTTGAAAATCaagaatatttttattatattataattgataaacccattaaaataactaactttagtcattttaatagatttttaaatttatccttataattctttcaaatatattcaataattaaaaggtAAAAATGTAATTTAGGATTAAAAAACTCTCACATCTTATCTCACtatcttaatttttaattattatttttataaaattatatagGCTTAGTGTACTAGTTTATATAAATGCACAtccaaaaatattgattttgtaatcgaatttttttatcattgaCGAAGGTTATTCCACCGACTCAGACAGCATTTttttatatagtttttttttttttcttttttaaccCTAGTTGGAGCTGGGGGAGGGAAATGAAATGAATATTGGTCGTTCCCCGAGTTTCCATGGAAACCCAACCTGTGACGACACGCTGAAGGGGAGAAGAAATTGattgatttaattaattaattgatcatTATGATGAAAATTTCAGATTGCGGATAGCACAAAGTGATCGGATTCAATCCAGATTCGCCTTTTTTTATGTGTATTTTGTTcataatttccaaaattaacGATGGACTCGGATAGGGTTCGTGTGAAGCGGAAAACTCTGGAGATGGTGCTTCAGCAATGTCAGATTGCAATTCAACAGCTCGCTTCTGGCTgtgatgatgacgatgatgatgggCGAGACGACGTTTGCGAGCTCGATAGTGTTCCTGAAGACCCCACGGGCACCTCCTCTGACCCTGCTAACTGCGACACCGACACGCCCGAGGTAAAGGGTCTTGCTTTAAGTAAATGGGTATTTCATTCATAAGTAGCTTTGTACTGGTTCTGGCCTTAACAAGTTGCATTTCTAGggtaattgaaaagaaaaatgtAAGGTTTATGCCTTGTTTGATGACTGGATCGTGGGAATTTTTTATTTAGTTGGAACAGAACTCGTAGTTTTAGAAAAATGTTGAAAGATTTCTATTTGAGAAACACCCGGTTTGCTTCTCCTTGTTGATCCAGGTTCTTTTATTATTGTTACCATCTTTTTTATCCTTAGAAAATTGACTCCTTTAAATAAATTAACTCTCTGATTTTGATTCCCGTTACAAGGGTATGAAGAGTTCTCTAAAGTCCATACAATGTGTAATGTTTTTGCAGTTTTATGATTTGTTGAAATCTAGACTTGAATGTCCTGATTTCCTCAAGAAACTAGAAAATGCCCAGGCGTCGCTTCCGCAAAATATGACTGGTACGATTAAAAATTGCTGCTCAGACACATGCAGCCAGTTTTTTTATGTTCTTTTTCAGACCAGTGGATTGAAATAGGATGATTTTATATGATAACATAACGTGAACAAGATTCATTTAAGAGTGATGAGATCTTAATCCGTTTTTCACCTTTACCAATATAACTTTTACATGATATATGATGCAGAGGAAGGCAGTTCCTGGGACATGATCAGTGAAAATGATCTTTGGGAAGGTGGAAATGTTGAGTTAGACTCAGAAGATTATGTTTTAGTTAGTCAAGAAGATATAATGGAGGGTATAGCGGCCTTCATGGCTGCCTATCTATCATCTCTTAAACAAACTAAGGTGATGATAAGTTTCTTGTTACTTGCCCGCGAATCAATCATCACATTACGATTCCAACTTTGTTACATACAGAAGCctgttttaattaagatttATGTACTTGCTTGCAGTCCACCGAAGTCCATGTACTGTATACCCTgcattgtttgagatttttgatTGAGCCTACAGAATCactttattattgatttgaagGTTATTGACTCTCAACTCCATGAATGAGCTCAATTTGATCTCATAGATTTTGGTTGTTTGACTTCTGACATACTCAAgctgctttttttaaaaaaaaatttctaatttCTAATGGGTTTTACTTTAATCAGTTGGTTTTTAACTATTTAAAATGGTTGAACTCATGATGCTAGGAACCGCTTGGATCAACTTGAGCACTAAGATATTTCTTGACTAAGTAAAGTGTTGCTGACCTTATTACTTTATTCAATTGTATGTGTGCATCTAGTCACTTCATTATTGGTATACTTGCGATTTTTAAACTAAAATgttggactgttgattgataacTGACCACATGCATGCCAGCAAGGTTTAGTGGTATAATCAATTTTCTGGCCGGAGCGTGTATTCCAAGGGTTAAGGTACAACAGTACAAGTACAGTATTTTGAAATCACTCTCAGCTCTATTATATCAGACCTTTCACTGAATCACTAGGTCATCTCAGGTCATGCAATTGTACATTCTGTAACGATTTATGTTTCTTACCaaattatatatgtgtgttgCAAATGTAAGAATTATATCAGATTTATTACCTGATTCCAGTTTTTCATTTCCACTTGATACGGCTAGCATGAACTTTCCTTTTTATATTAGTTCACCTTTGCTGCAGAATGAGAGGGCTACAATGATTTGGATGTAAACTACCAGAAACTAGAACCTTAAGTTACATACCTAGGATTAAATGTGGATGATTCTCATGCAGAATGTTAGCAGAAGGACTTTATGCTTTGTTAGCCTTTGCAATGTTAGTTCAGTTGTTGAGTTCCGTAATTACCTGTTCTATTGCATCCCAGATTCCTATTCTTTTTGCTGCATGTGGACCTTATCCTTTCatatggtttttttaaaaagttatttGCTACTATGATTTGCAGGATTTGACACCCAATCAGCTTCAAGAGGGTCGGTCCACTATTTTTCTCCCACGTCATATTTTGAAAACTGAGTAGACAGAAAATTGCATTTTTAACCGATTCAACACTATGTGTTCTTTAATGAATTTTGTAATCGGATAGTGCCTAAGGGgtgtaaaattttttaaaattggttTCAGTTCTGAGCAAGACGTTCTCTATCAAAAAGAAGAAGGGCAAGCTTAGGAAGGCATTCGATGGAACAAAAGTTATCTACAACGTGGCATCTTGGGGAGCTACTGCAATTGGGTAAGTTACCTTAAGCAAATTAGCAAACTCACAATGTTGTTCCCAACTGATTACTGTAATAAAATGGCGTTTTAGGAACCATTAGTTCTATTATTTGGGTGATGACACATTGTTTAACAGCCAATCTGACTTTGCATGAGCtacttcctttttttttttttttttctggtgaTAATCTAATGACCTAAATAAAGAACTTTTGCTATATCATATAAAAATCCTTGGAGTTTAGCATGCGAAAGAATATGAAAAATCCCGTAATATCCTTTGAGGTGTTCCTGTCATTGGTTCCTCCTGGTTTTCACACTTCTATGTTGTTTCGTGCCAAATATTTATACAGACCTGAGTTCTTTCATATCATTTGTCTTGTTTGTAACGTCTAATCTGGCATTCTAACTCTTAAAATGATTTCCTTTTCGTCATGAGACAGAATATATCAAAACCCGGCCCTTTTGAGGGCTGCCTCTGCAGCATTCTGGACTTCTTGTCATGTTATTTCGAAGCTCTTCTGAACTGCGCCAGTGAATTCGGAATTGCCTGTGTGCTTGAGGCCAAACAACGCGTCGTTTCTCGTGGCCGTGTAACATAATTGACGTATCCTCTGTTCTTTTCctgtaaataattattttatgtgatCTATCTGCACTATTGTCCCAGTTAGTGGATATTGTAGTTTAAATGTGTTGTTTCACATATTGAACTTTTGTATGGTCGTGATTCGTGTCACAAATgatttcagaatcagaatttATAGTACATGATATTCGAGGGCTGCTCAAATTTATTTGGTCATCAGTTATGGAGAGTATATAATCAAGGGCCAAATTGCATATATGAGATGGTCAggataacaatttttttttttttaaaaaagtttgaTTTTATTCAGTTTTgctgattttttatttaattaaaaaattattgaattatcaACTCAAATCGTGCGAGAAATGGAGGAACAGACTATATTATTTCAAATGTTTGGACTTCTTATTTTCTTTCGAAAATACTTTTTTCTGTGTTTACAACTCAGATCATACGAACCTCTTCAAAGTACTAGCAAATACGCATACGCATTAACGAAAACAATGGAAAAAAAAAGATAGTTCTAAATTCgccagaaattaaaaaaatagagtATAATTTTTGTGTTGGGTTGAAAAAGAGATCTCACCGAGATATGAAAAATAAGAAagacttttcaaaaaaaaaaaaatgaacagtAATGAATATGTTTGGGATTTGGGAGGGAAATAAGGAATGTGAATTAGATGGAAGTTGCTTAGACCcatgaaaaatgaaaatgtGGAAAAGTGGGGTGAGGGTAGTGATGAGTTATGACCCAATTTGACTTTTTCCCGGGCCCAATTCTAATGACTCAATCCATTTGGgtctcatattatttatttatttatttggacactttatcaagattcataaatttttaaaagcacATAAGAGGCTCAAACTCATGAAACTCtccgactatctataaatagcttaAGTTCTCTTATTCTTAAGGTACGCACTCTATAGTCACATGC comes from the Henckelia pumila isolate YLH828 chromosome 1, ASM3356847v2, whole genome shotgun sequence genome and includes:
- the LOC140891380 gene encoding uncharacterized protein codes for the protein MDSDRVRVKRKTLEMVLQQCQIAIQQLASGCDDDDDDGRDDVCELDSVPEDPTGTSSDPANCDTDTPEFYDLLKSRLECPDFLKKLENAQASLPQNMTEEGSSWDMISENDLWEGGNVELDSEDYVLVSQEDIMEGIAAFMAAYLSSLKQTKDLTPNQLQEVLSKTFSIKKKKGKLRKAFDGTKVIYNVASWGATAIGIYQNPALLRAASAAFWTSCHVISKLF